CGCCTTTCCCGACGCCGCATCGCGCCTGGCTGACCTGATCGAAACGCTACACGACCGCACCGGCCGACAGGTGGTGGTGCTGGTGGACGAGTACGATAAACCCATCCTCGACAACCTGACCGAACCGGAACGTGCGCTCGCGATGCGCGAGGCCCTGCGTGACCTGTACGGCGTGCTAAAAGACGCGGAAGCCCACCTGCGCTTTGTCTTCATCACCGGCGTGAGCAAGTTCTCGAAGGTCAGCCTGTTCTCGGGTCTGAACAACCTGAATGACATCACCGTCGACCCTGCCTACTCAGCCATCTGTGGATATACCGACGAAGATGTGGACACCGTCTTTGCGCCGGAGCTGTCGGGCCTCGACCGGGAGCGTATCCGCCGCTGGTACAACGGCTACAACTGGCGCGGTGACGCGGTGTATAACCCTTTCGACCTGCTCCTGCTGTTCCAGAAGCGCGAATTCCGTTCCTATTGGTTCGAAACAGGCACCCCGAGCTTCCTGGTGAACCTGCTGGCCCAGCGCCGCTTCTTCACGCCCGACCTCAGTCAATTCACCTCCTCGCAGGAATTGCTCGATGCGTTCGAGGTGGACCACATCGAGCCGGCAGCCCTGCTGTGGCAGGCCGGCTACCTGAGCATCCGGGCGGTACGAGAACTCGGCGACGGGCAGTGGTTCTATACACTGGGCTACCCGAACCGTGAAGTCGAGGCGGCCCTGAACGTCAGCTTACTCCACGGCTACGGCGTGCCGGGCGACGTCAGCAGCGACGCTCGCAGTCGCCTGCCGGGATACCTGGCCGCGGGCGATCACGAAGGCATGCGCGCGGTATTGCACACCCTGTTCGCCGGCATCCCCCACGACTGGTATCGCAGCAACCCGCTGGCTCAGTTCGAAGGCTTTTATGCCAGCGTTTTCTATAGCTACCTGACCGCTTTGGGTTATGAGGTGCGCGTCGAAGATGCCACCAACAAAGGCCGCATCGACCTCGCGCTGCGGCTGGGCGAGCGCGTTTACCTGTTCGAGTTCAAGGTCGTGGAGGGAGGGCCGGAAGGCCGGGCTCTGGCGCAACTGCAAGCGCGGGGCTACGCCGAGAAGTATCTCGCACCGGGCCTGAGCGTATCCATGGTGGGCATCGAGTTCAGTCGCACAGAGCGCAATCTGGTGAGTTACGAGGTGGCGCCGGCCTGAGGGCGACGCTCAGGCAAAAATGCCCCGCGCGGGCATGCACCTCCCAGAACACCCCGCCACGACTCAGCCGGACGGGGCGGACACGTCGACCTTTTTCACGCCGGCCGGAAACGAGATAAAGAGCTGGTCGTTTTTCAGCGCCAGCCCCCGGGGATTGGCATCGCTCGAAAATCGCGTCACCAGCTCCGCGGGTTGCCCGTCGAGGGGGAAGCCCAACACGTTGACCCCTGGTGCTCCCGAACTGAAGCTGGTTCCCCAGAAACCGCGGCTATCCAGCGGGGTGGCGAGGACATACAGGTGGTTGTTGTCGGTCACCAGATGGGGATGGACGTTGCTGGCCAGCCCCGCAAACACGCCCACCTTGCCCCCGAACTTCGACACCGTGCGCAGGCTGGTCTCACCATCCTCTTCCGTCCTGAAGAAGACCGTGCTGGAGGCCACCGAGGAAGCCGGCGGAATGGTCAGGCTGTTGGGGAAATGCTGCCCGGTGGCCAGCACCTTTCTGGCGCCCGGCGTTGCCAAACTGGCGTTCTGCACGCGCTGGATCGTGCCGTCGTAGCCGCGACCGAGGTCGGCCACGTAGAGGTCCGTGGAATCCAGCGCGATCGCCGCTGGCCAGTGAAGACCAGCGATCAAGGTGGCGCTGGCGTTGACGTCCGTCAGTTCGAAGCGTCGGACGCGCCCGCCCTGGGTGCCATTGCCGCCTTCAGCCACGTACAGGTAATTGCTGTCCGCCAC
This Candidatus Sericytochromatia bacterium DNA region includes the following protein-coding sequences:
- a CDS encoding ATP-binding protein produces the protein MRRKLLPIGIQTFATLRERNAYYVDKTPHALRLIAEGSHYFLSRPRRFGKSLFLDTLKELFEGKRERFVGLHADQHWDWSQTHPVLRLSFGSRVIKTAEDLAAFMHKLLSRLEYEHGVTRAFPDAASRLADLIETLHDRTGRQVVVLVDEYDKPILDNLTEPERALAMREALRDLYGVLKDAEAHLRFVFITGVSKFSKVSLFSGLNNLNDITVDPAYSAICGYTDEDVDTVFAPELSGLDRERIRRWYNGYNWRGDAVYNPFDLLLLFQKREFRSYWFETGTPSFLVNLLAQRRFFTPDLSQFTSSQELLDAFEVDHIEPAALLWQAGYLSIRAVRELGDGQWFYTLGYPNREVEAALNVSLLHGYGVPGDVSSDARSRLPGYLAAGDHEGMRAVLHTLFAGIPHDWYRSNPLAQFEGFYASVFYSYLTALGYEVRVEDATNKGRIDLALRLGERVYLFEFKVVEGGPEGRALAQLQARGYAEKYLAPGLSVSMVGIEFSRTERNLVSYEVAPA